The proteins below are encoded in one region of Oncorhynchus gorbuscha isolate QuinsamMale2020 ecotype Even-year linkage group LG01, OgorEven_v1.0, whole genome shotgun sequence:
- the LOC124019293 gene encoding aryl hydrocarbon receptor-like isoform X1: MGFWVIRSRFMEKSFGVKPPQSDGAKSNPSKRHRDRLNGELERLASLLPFPEEVTTSLDKLSILRLSVSYLRAKNFFTVALKNCTCSGGSADNSKATGLEDSWLPEGELLLKALNGFVLVVTNDGTIFYSSHTIQDYLGFHQTDIMHQSVYELVHTEDQQELRRNLHWALNPPAIMDTLGKSSSDVEPESSTTVTYNPEQLPPENSSFLERNFVCRFRCLLDNSSGFLALSLQGRLKFLRGQNQRQENMVKAPPQLALFAIATPLQPPSILEIRTKNMTFRTKHKLDFTPMACDAKGKIVLGYTEAELRVRGSGYQFIHAADMLYCAENHVRMMKTGESGLTVFRLLTKDNLWKWVQANARLVYKNGKPDYIIATQRPLMEEEGGEHLRKRSMHLPFTFATGEALLYQSSHPIGHFNHSTQGSEKNGNKSKKGRIDRVSRDGLDPGSLLGALMSQAESVYVCQPALEPQLSFHSSLFGDRVGFSDSDPTALLQGWDESSNGVVGPGLPEPASSFDPMLATLDSLSLGGPGGGVDRNGDGGNGENCSNGELFGALEGLGLSAEDLELLLLDERMIRVEMDPERVPTLDDLLTNDEILSYIHDSLEAKTDGAEDGDQVPSTIPGTNAPETTTKTTKAPVESNPTSATNVFPQYIPHNPPIVQQMQKHLNMQPGRAVQDWVQHSNHLPHPVVNGLQGKSQPIHNGEWTSLHILDNTGVPVDDCHTPQTLLNGKASEPDGDHHWRQAHQRQHYLQQQQALVQRPFPHSHAKHPGANLNGVCGIPNTHTEHLPAGKQQWQDNSYCPPGETTLNSNPPGETTLYSNASGETTLNSNPSGQITLNSNPSGQTTLYSNASGQTTLYSNASGQTTLDSNPPGETILNSNPPGQTTLNSNPPGETILNSNPPGETTLYSNASGETTLNSNPPGETTLNSNPSRETTLNSNPSGKTILTSNPSRETILNSNPSGKTILTSNPSRENILTSNPSRETILNSNPSRETILNSNPCLNDGQVPLLTHTTVDACMNYTMADVPTMDYTINRCTYGGNGQHHGTGAAVSSYQRMNHKQLQKEKLPPPLAQVQCPPPSATVEQILVVGHSSLEANGMVTSDIPHHPNHSKIENGCILNGTYSGGCVLPNRSGAL; the protein is encoded by the exons ttGCCCTGAAGAACTGTACTTGCAGTGGTGGCAGCGCTGACAACAGCAAAGCCACAGGATTGGAGGACAGTTGGCTGCCCGAAGGAGAACTGTTGCTGAAG GCTCTGAACGGCTTCGTCCTGGTGGTCACTAATGATGGGACCATTTTCTACTCCTCTCACACCATTCAGGATTACCTGGGCTTCCACCAG aCTGATATTATGCATCAGAGTGTGTATGAGTTGGTCCACACTGAGGACCAGCAGGAGCTGAGGAGGAACCTCCACTGGGCCCTCAACCCACCTGCCATCATGGACACACTGGGAAAGTCCTCCTCAG ATGTGGAGCCGGAGAGCAGCACCACTGTGACCTATAACCCTGAGCAGCTCCCACCAGAGAACTCctccttcctggagaggaactTCGTGTGCCGCTTCCGCTGCCTCCTGGACAACTCCTCTGGCTTCCTG GCCCTGAGTCTGCAGGGCAGGCTGAAGTTCCTGCGTGGTCAGAACCAGCGGCAGGAAAACATGGTCAAGGCGCCGCCCCAGCTGGCCCTGTTTGCCATCGCTACGCCTCTCCAGCCCCCCTCCATCCTGGAGATCAGGACCAAGAACATGACCTTCAGAACCAAACACAAGCTGGACTTCACCCCCATGGCCTGCGATGCAAA GGGGAAAATTGTGCTTGGGTATACTGAAGCTGAACTTCGGGTGCGAGGCTCTGGGTATCAGTTTATCCATGCGGCGGATATGTTGTACTGCGCTGAGAACCATGTCCGAA tgatgaagacagggGAGAGCGGTCTAACCGTGTTCAGGCTCCTCACCAAGGACAACCTCTGGAAGTGGGTCCAGGCCAACGCCAGGCTGGTGTACAAGAACGGAAAACCAGACTACATCATCGCCACACAGAGGCCTCTGAT ggaggaggaaggaggcgAACACCTACGTAAACGTTCCATGCACCTCCCCTTTACCTTCGCCACAGGAGAGGCCCTGCTCTACCAGTCCAGCCATCCAATTGGACACTTCAACCACAGCACCCAGGGCTCCGAGAAGAACGGCAACAAGTCCAAGAAGGGCCGGATTGACAGGGTGTCCAGGGATGGCCTGGACCCGGGCTCCCTCTTGGGGGCGCTAATGAGTCAGGCTGAGTCTGTATACGTCTGCCAGCCGGCCTTGGAGCCCCAGCTGTCCTTCCACAGCAGTCTGTTCGGAGACCGGGTCGGTTTCTCTGACTCCGACCCCACCGCCCTGCTCCAGGGCTGGGATGAGTCGTCCAACGGAGTGGTGGGTCCGGGCCTTCCAGAACCGGCGTCGAGCTTCGACCCTATGCTGGCGACCCTGGACTCCCTGTCCCTGGGGGGTCCGGGGGGTGGGGTGGATCGGAATGGGGATGGAGGCAATGGGGAGAACTGTTCCAACGGGGAACTATTTGGGGCTTTGGAGGGCCTGGGACTGAGCGCTGAGGACctggagctgctgctgctggacGAGAGGATGATCCGGGTGGAGATGGACCCTGAGCGGGTTCCCACCCTGGATGACCTGCTGACCAATGATGAAATCCTGTCCTACATCCACGACTCCCTGGAGGCAAAGACAGATGGGGCAGAGGACGGGGACCAAGTACCCTCCACTATCCCAGGAACAAATGCCCCAGAAACCACCACAAAAACAACAAAGGCTCCTGTTGAAAGTAATCCCACTTCTGCCACCAATGTGTTTCCTCAGTACATTCCCCATAATCCCCCAATAGTTCAGCAGATGCAGAAGCACCTCAACATGCAGCCAGGGAGGGCGGTCCAAGACTGGGTCCAGCATAGCAACCACTTGCCCCATCCAGTGGTGAATGGACTGCAGGGGAAGAGTCAGCCAATACACAACGGAGAATGGACATCCCTACACATTCTAGAcaatacaggggtaccggttgaCGACTGTCACACCCCCCAGACTCTGTTAAATGGAAAGGCATCAGAGCCGGATGGGGACCATCACTGGCGGCAAGCCCACCAACGTCAACACTACCTCCAGCAGCAGCAGGCCCTGGTCCAGAGACCGTTCCCTCACAGCCATGCCAAACATCCAGGCGCTAATCTCAACGGTGTGTGTGGcattccaaacacacacacagagcatctCCCAGCTGGCAAACAGCAATGGCAGGACAATAGCTACTGCCCCCCTGGGGAAACCACCCTGAACAGCAACCCCCCTGGGGAAACCACCCTGTACAGCAACGCCTCTGGGGAAACCACTCTGAACAGCAACCCCTCTGGGCAAATCACCCTGAACAGCAACCCCTCTGGGCAAACCACCCTGTACAGCAACGCCTCTGGGCAAACCACCCTGTACAGCAACGCCTCTGGGCAAACTACCCTGGACAGCAACCCCCCTGGGGAAACCATCCTGAACAGCAACCCCCCTGGGCAAACCACCCTAAACAGCAACCCCCCTGGGGAAACCATCCTGAACAGCAACCCCCCTGGGGAAACCACCCTGTACAGCAACGCCTCTGGGGAAACCACTCTGAACAGCAACCCCCCTGGGGAAACTACCCTGAACAGCAACCCCTCTCGGGAAACCACCCTGAACAGCAACCCCTCTGGGAAAACCATCCTGACCAGCAACCCCTCTCGGGAAACCATCCTGAACAGTAACCCCTCTGGGAAAACCATCCTGACCAGCAACCCCTCTCGGGAAAACATCCTGACCAGCAACCCCTCTCGGGAAACCATCCTGAACAGCAACCCCTCTCGGGAAACCATCCTGAACAGCAACCCCTGCCTTAACGATGGCCAGGTACctctcctcacacacaccactgtaGACGCTTGTATGAATTACACTATGGCTGATGTTCCCACCATGGACTATACCATCAACAGATGTACATATGGGGGGAACGGGCAGCACCACGGGACCGGGGCTGCCGTTTCGTCCTACCAGAGGATGAACCACAAGCAGCTGCAGAAGGAGAAGCTGCCCCCTCCCTTGGCTCAGGTGCAgtgccctcctccctctgctacaGTAGAGCAGATCCTTGTGGTTGGACACTCTTCACTGGAGGCCAATGGCATGGTGACCTCTGACATCCCACACCACCCCAACCACAGTAAG ATTGAAAATGGCTGCATTCTTAACGGGACCTACTCAGGAGGCTGTGTTCTGCCCAATAGGAGTGGTGCCCTCTAA
- the LOC124019293 gene encoding aryl hydrocarbon receptor-like isoform X3, producing MGFWVIRSRFMEKSFGVKPPQSDGAKSNPSKRHRDRLNGELERLASLLPFPEEVTTSLDKLSILRLSVSYLRAKNFFTVALKNCTCSGGSADNSKATGLEDSWLPEGELLLKALNGFVLVVTNDGTIFYSSHTIQDYLGFHQTDIMHQSVYELVHTEDQQELRRNLHWALNPPAIMDTLGKSSSDVEPESSTTVTYNPEQLPPENSSFLERNFVCRFRCLLDNSSGFLALSLQGRLKFLRGQNQRQENMVKAPPQLALFAIATPLQPPSILEIRTKNMTFRTKHKLDFTPMACDAKGKIVLGYTEAELRVRGSGYQFIHAADMLYCAENHVRMMKTGESGLTVFRLLTKDNLWKWVQANARLVYKNGKPDYIIATQRPLMEEEGGEHLRKRSMHLPFTFATGEALLYQSSHPIGHFNHSTQGSEKNGNKSKKGRIDRVSRDGLDPGSLLGALMSQAESVYVCQPALEPQLSFHSSLFGDRVGFSDSDPTALLQGWDESSNGVVGPGLPEPASSFDPMLATLDSLSLGGPGGGVDRNGDGGNGENCSNGELFGALEGLGLSAEDLELLLLDERMIRVEMDPERVPTLDDLLTNDEILSYIHDSLEAKTDGAEDGDQVPSTIPGTNAPETTTKTTKAPVESNPTSATNVFPQYIPHNPPIVQQMQKHLNMQPGRAVQDWVQHSNHLPHPVVNGLQGKSQPIHNGEWTSLHILDNTGVPVDDCHTPQTLLNGKASEPDGDHHWRQAHQRQHYLQQQQALVQRPFPHSHAKHPGANLNGVCGIPNTHTEHLPAGKQQWQDNSYCPPGETTLNSNPPGETTLYSNASGETTLNSNPSGQITLNSNPSGQTTLYSNASGQTTLYSNASGQTTLDSNPPGETILNSNPPGQTTLNSNPPGETILNSNPPGETTLYSNASGETTLNSNPPGETTLNSNPSRETTLNSNPSGKTILTSNPSRETILNSNPSGKTILTSNPSRENILTSNPSRETILNSNPSRETILNSNPCLNDGQMYIWGERAAPRDRGCRFVLPEDEPQAAAEGEAAPSLGSGAVPSSLCYSRADPCGWTLFTGGQWHGDL from the exons ttGCCCTGAAGAACTGTACTTGCAGTGGTGGCAGCGCTGACAACAGCAAAGCCACAGGATTGGAGGACAGTTGGCTGCCCGAAGGAGAACTGTTGCTGAAG GCTCTGAACGGCTTCGTCCTGGTGGTCACTAATGATGGGACCATTTTCTACTCCTCTCACACCATTCAGGATTACCTGGGCTTCCACCAG aCTGATATTATGCATCAGAGTGTGTATGAGTTGGTCCACACTGAGGACCAGCAGGAGCTGAGGAGGAACCTCCACTGGGCCCTCAACCCACCTGCCATCATGGACACACTGGGAAAGTCCTCCTCAG ATGTGGAGCCGGAGAGCAGCACCACTGTGACCTATAACCCTGAGCAGCTCCCACCAGAGAACTCctccttcctggagaggaactTCGTGTGCCGCTTCCGCTGCCTCCTGGACAACTCCTCTGGCTTCCTG GCCCTGAGTCTGCAGGGCAGGCTGAAGTTCCTGCGTGGTCAGAACCAGCGGCAGGAAAACATGGTCAAGGCGCCGCCCCAGCTGGCCCTGTTTGCCATCGCTACGCCTCTCCAGCCCCCCTCCATCCTGGAGATCAGGACCAAGAACATGACCTTCAGAACCAAACACAAGCTGGACTTCACCCCCATGGCCTGCGATGCAAA GGGGAAAATTGTGCTTGGGTATACTGAAGCTGAACTTCGGGTGCGAGGCTCTGGGTATCAGTTTATCCATGCGGCGGATATGTTGTACTGCGCTGAGAACCATGTCCGAA tgatgaagacagggGAGAGCGGTCTAACCGTGTTCAGGCTCCTCACCAAGGACAACCTCTGGAAGTGGGTCCAGGCCAACGCCAGGCTGGTGTACAAGAACGGAAAACCAGACTACATCATCGCCACACAGAGGCCTCTGAT ggaggaggaaggaggcgAACACCTACGTAAACGTTCCATGCACCTCCCCTTTACCTTCGCCACAGGAGAGGCCCTGCTCTACCAGTCCAGCCATCCAATTGGACACTTCAACCACAGCACCCAGGGCTCCGAGAAGAACGGCAACAAGTCCAAGAAGGGCCGGATTGACAGGGTGTCCAGGGATGGCCTGGACCCGGGCTCCCTCTTGGGGGCGCTAATGAGTCAGGCTGAGTCTGTATACGTCTGCCAGCCGGCCTTGGAGCCCCAGCTGTCCTTCCACAGCAGTCTGTTCGGAGACCGGGTCGGTTTCTCTGACTCCGACCCCACCGCCCTGCTCCAGGGCTGGGATGAGTCGTCCAACGGAGTGGTGGGTCCGGGCCTTCCAGAACCGGCGTCGAGCTTCGACCCTATGCTGGCGACCCTGGACTCCCTGTCCCTGGGGGGTCCGGGGGGTGGGGTGGATCGGAATGGGGATGGAGGCAATGGGGAGAACTGTTCCAACGGGGAACTATTTGGGGCTTTGGAGGGCCTGGGACTGAGCGCTGAGGACctggagctgctgctgctggacGAGAGGATGATCCGGGTGGAGATGGACCCTGAGCGGGTTCCCACCCTGGATGACCTGCTGACCAATGATGAAATCCTGTCCTACATCCACGACTCCCTGGAGGCAAAGACAGATGGGGCAGAGGACGGGGACCAAGTACCCTCCACTATCCCAGGAACAAATGCCCCAGAAACCACCACAAAAACAACAAAGGCTCCTGTTGAAAGTAATCCCACTTCTGCCACCAATGTGTTTCCTCAGTACATTCCCCATAATCCCCCAATAGTTCAGCAGATGCAGAAGCACCTCAACATGCAGCCAGGGAGGGCGGTCCAAGACTGGGTCCAGCATAGCAACCACTTGCCCCATCCAGTGGTGAATGGACTGCAGGGGAAGAGTCAGCCAATACACAACGGAGAATGGACATCCCTACACATTCTAGAcaatacaggggtaccggttgaCGACTGTCACACCCCCCAGACTCTGTTAAATGGAAAGGCATCAGAGCCGGATGGGGACCATCACTGGCGGCAAGCCCACCAACGTCAACACTACCTCCAGCAGCAGCAGGCCCTGGTCCAGAGACCGTTCCCTCACAGCCATGCCAAACATCCAGGCGCTAATCTCAACGGTGTGTGTGGcattccaaacacacacacagagcatctCCCAGCTGGCAAACAGCAATGGCAGGACAATAGCTACTGCCCCCCTGGGGAAACCACCCTGAACAGCAACCCCCCTGGGGAAACCACCCTGTACAGCAACGCCTCTGGGGAAACCACTCTGAACAGCAACCCCTCTGGGCAAATCACCCTGAACAGCAACCCCTCTGGGCAAACCACCCTGTACAGCAACGCCTCTGGGCAAACCACCCTGTACAGCAACGCCTCTGGGCAAACTACCCTGGACAGCAACCCCCCTGGGGAAACCATCCTGAACAGCAACCCCCCTGGGCAAACCACCCTAAACAGCAACCCCCCTGGGGAAACCATCCTGAACAGCAACCCCCCTGGGGAAACCACCCTGTACAGCAACGCCTCTGGGGAAACCACTCTGAACAGCAACCCCCCTGGGGAAACTACCCTGAACAGCAACCCCTCTCGGGAAACCACCCTGAACAGCAACCCCTCTGGGAAAACCATCCTGACCAGCAACCCCTCTCGGGAAACCATCCTGAACAGTAACCCCTCTGGGAAAACCATCCTGACCAGCAACCCCTCTCGGGAAAACATCCTGACCAGCAACCCCTCTCGGGAAACCATCCTGAACAGCAACCCCTCTCGGGAAACCATCCTGAACAGCAACCCCTGCCTTAACGATGGCCAG ATGTACATATGGGGGGAACGGGCAGCACCACGGGACCGGGGCTGCCGTTTCGTCCTACCAGAGGATGAACCACAAGCAGCTGCAGAAGGAGAAGCTGCCCCCTCCCTTGGCTCAGGTGCAgtgccctcctccctctgctacaGTAGAGCAGATCCTTGTGGTTGGACACTCTTCACTGGAGGCCAATGGCATGGTGACCTCTGA
- the LOC124019293 gene encoding aryl hydrocarbon receptor-like isoform X2: protein MYAGRKRRKPVQRAVKPPQSDGAKSNPSKRHRDRLNGELERLASLLPFPEEVTTSLDKLSILRLSVSYLRAKNFFTVALKNCTCSGGSADNSKATGLEDSWLPEGELLLKALNGFVLVVTNDGTIFYSSHTIQDYLGFHQTDIMHQSVYELVHTEDQQELRRNLHWALNPPAIMDTLGKSSSDVEPESSTTVTYNPEQLPPENSSFLERNFVCRFRCLLDNSSGFLALSLQGRLKFLRGQNQRQENMVKAPPQLALFAIATPLQPPSILEIRTKNMTFRTKHKLDFTPMACDAKGKIVLGYTEAELRVRGSGYQFIHAADMLYCAENHVRMMKTGESGLTVFRLLTKDNLWKWVQANARLVYKNGKPDYIIATQRPLMEEEGGEHLRKRSMHLPFTFATGEALLYQSSHPIGHFNHSTQGSEKNGNKSKKGRIDRVSRDGLDPGSLLGALMSQAESVYVCQPALEPQLSFHSSLFGDRVGFSDSDPTALLQGWDESSNGVVGPGLPEPASSFDPMLATLDSLSLGGPGGGVDRNGDGGNGENCSNGELFGALEGLGLSAEDLELLLLDERMIRVEMDPERVPTLDDLLTNDEILSYIHDSLEAKTDGAEDGDQVPSTIPGTNAPETTTKTTKAPVESNPTSATNVFPQYIPHNPPIVQQMQKHLNMQPGRAVQDWVQHSNHLPHPVVNGLQGKSQPIHNGEWTSLHILDNTGVPVDDCHTPQTLLNGKASEPDGDHHWRQAHQRQHYLQQQQALVQRPFPHSHAKHPGANLNGVCGIPNTHTEHLPAGKQQWQDNSYCPPGETTLNSNPPGETTLYSNASGETTLNSNPSGQITLNSNPSGQTTLYSNASGQTTLYSNASGQTTLDSNPPGETILNSNPPGQTTLNSNPPGETILNSNPPGETTLYSNASGETTLNSNPPGETTLNSNPSRETTLNSNPSGKTILTSNPSRETILNSNPSGKTILTSNPSRENILTSNPSRETILNSNPSRETILNSNPCLNDGQVPLLTHTTVDACMNYTMADVPTMDYTINRCTYGGNGQHHGTGAAVSSYQRMNHKQLQKEKLPPPLAQVQCPPPSATVEQILVVGHSSLEANGMVTSDIPHHPNHSKIENGCILNGTYSGGCVLPNRSGAL from the exons ttGCCCTGAAGAACTGTACTTGCAGTGGTGGCAGCGCTGACAACAGCAAAGCCACAGGATTGGAGGACAGTTGGCTGCCCGAAGGAGAACTGTTGCTGAAG GCTCTGAACGGCTTCGTCCTGGTGGTCACTAATGATGGGACCATTTTCTACTCCTCTCACACCATTCAGGATTACCTGGGCTTCCACCAG aCTGATATTATGCATCAGAGTGTGTATGAGTTGGTCCACACTGAGGACCAGCAGGAGCTGAGGAGGAACCTCCACTGGGCCCTCAACCCACCTGCCATCATGGACACACTGGGAAAGTCCTCCTCAG ATGTGGAGCCGGAGAGCAGCACCACTGTGACCTATAACCCTGAGCAGCTCCCACCAGAGAACTCctccttcctggagaggaactTCGTGTGCCGCTTCCGCTGCCTCCTGGACAACTCCTCTGGCTTCCTG GCCCTGAGTCTGCAGGGCAGGCTGAAGTTCCTGCGTGGTCAGAACCAGCGGCAGGAAAACATGGTCAAGGCGCCGCCCCAGCTGGCCCTGTTTGCCATCGCTACGCCTCTCCAGCCCCCCTCCATCCTGGAGATCAGGACCAAGAACATGACCTTCAGAACCAAACACAAGCTGGACTTCACCCCCATGGCCTGCGATGCAAA GGGGAAAATTGTGCTTGGGTATACTGAAGCTGAACTTCGGGTGCGAGGCTCTGGGTATCAGTTTATCCATGCGGCGGATATGTTGTACTGCGCTGAGAACCATGTCCGAA tgatgaagacagggGAGAGCGGTCTAACCGTGTTCAGGCTCCTCACCAAGGACAACCTCTGGAAGTGGGTCCAGGCCAACGCCAGGCTGGTGTACAAGAACGGAAAACCAGACTACATCATCGCCACACAGAGGCCTCTGAT ggaggaggaaggaggcgAACACCTACGTAAACGTTCCATGCACCTCCCCTTTACCTTCGCCACAGGAGAGGCCCTGCTCTACCAGTCCAGCCATCCAATTGGACACTTCAACCACAGCACCCAGGGCTCCGAGAAGAACGGCAACAAGTCCAAGAAGGGCCGGATTGACAGGGTGTCCAGGGATGGCCTGGACCCGGGCTCCCTCTTGGGGGCGCTAATGAGTCAGGCTGAGTCTGTATACGTCTGCCAGCCGGCCTTGGAGCCCCAGCTGTCCTTCCACAGCAGTCTGTTCGGAGACCGGGTCGGTTTCTCTGACTCCGACCCCACCGCCCTGCTCCAGGGCTGGGATGAGTCGTCCAACGGAGTGGTGGGTCCGGGCCTTCCAGAACCGGCGTCGAGCTTCGACCCTATGCTGGCGACCCTGGACTCCCTGTCCCTGGGGGGTCCGGGGGGTGGGGTGGATCGGAATGGGGATGGAGGCAATGGGGAGAACTGTTCCAACGGGGAACTATTTGGGGCTTTGGAGGGCCTGGGACTGAGCGCTGAGGACctggagctgctgctgctggacGAGAGGATGATCCGGGTGGAGATGGACCCTGAGCGGGTTCCCACCCTGGATGACCTGCTGACCAATGATGAAATCCTGTCCTACATCCACGACTCCCTGGAGGCAAAGACAGATGGGGCAGAGGACGGGGACCAAGTACCCTCCACTATCCCAGGAACAAATGCCCCAGAAACCACCACAAAAACAACAAAGGCTCCTGTTGAAAGTAATCCCACTTCTGCCACCAATGTGTTTCCTCAGTACATTCCCCATAATCCCCCAATAGTTCAGCAGATGCAGAAGCACCTCAACATGCAGCCAGGGAGGGCGGTCCAAGACTGGGTCCAGCATAGCAACCACTTGCCCCATCCAGTGGTGAATGGACTGCAGGGGAAGAGTCAGCCAATACACAACGGAGAATGGACATCCCTACACATTCTAGAcaatacaggggtaccggttgaCGACTGTCACACCCCCCAGACTCTGTTAAATGGAAAGGCATCAGAGCCGGATGGGGACCATCACTGGCGGCAAGCCCACCAACGTCAACACTACCTCCAGCAGCAGCAGGCCCTGGTCCAGAGACCGTTCCCTCACAGCCATGCCAAACATCCAGGCGCTAATCTCAACGGTGTGTGTGGcattccaaacacacacacagagcatctCCCAGCTGGCAAACAGCAATGGCAGGACAATAGCTACTGCCCCCCTGGGGAAACCACCCTGAACAGCAACCCCCCTGGGGAAACCACCCTGTACAGCAACGCCTCTGGGGAAACCACTCTGAACAGCAACCCCTCTGGGCAAATCACCCTGAACAGCAACCCCTCTGGGCAAACCACCCTGTACAGCAACGCCTCTGGGCAAACCACCCTGTACAGCAACGCCTCTGGGCAAACTACCCTGGACAGCAACCCCCCTGGGGAAACCATCCTGAACAGCAACCCCCCTGGGCAAACCACCCTAAACAGCAACCCCCCTGGGGAAACCATCCTGAACAGCAACCCCCCTGGGGAAACCACCCTGTACAGCAACGCCTCTGGGGAAACCACTCTGAACAGCAACCCCCCTGGGGAAACTACCCTGAACAGCAACCCCTCTCGGGAAACCACCCTGAACAGCAACCCCTCTGGGAAAACCATCCTGACCAGCAACCCCTCTCGGGAAACCATCCTGAACAGTAACCCCTCTGGGAAAACCATCCTGACCAGCAACCCCTCTCGGGAAAACATCCTGACCAGCAACCCCTCTCGGGAAACCATCCTGAACAGCAACCCCTCTCGGGAAACCATCCTGAACAGCAACCCCTGCCTTAACGATGGCCAGGTACctctcctcacacacaccactgtaGACGCTTGTATGAATTACACTATGGCTGATGTTCCCACCATGGACTATACCATCAACAGATGTACATATGGGGGGAACGGGCAGCACCACGGGACCGGGGCTGCCGTTTCGTCCTACCAGAGGATGAACCACAAGCAGCTGCAGAAGGAGAAGCTGCCCCCTCCCTTGGCTCAGGTGCAgtgccctcctccctctgctacaGTAGAGCAGATCCTTGTGGTTGGACACTCTTCACTGGAGGCCAATGGCATGGTGACCTCTGACATCCCACACCACCCCAACCACAGTAAG ATTGAAAATGGCTGCATTCTTAACGGGACCTACTCAGGAGGCTGTGTTCTGCCCAATAGGAGTGGTGCCCTCTAA